A segment of the Candidatus Pelagisphaera phototrophica genome:
CACCATTCAGGATCGACCCGTTGCAGTTGACGGACAAGTGGTCATTCGCCCAATGATGTATTTAGCGCTATCCTATGACCATAGGATCATCGATGGAAAAGAGGCGGTGACCTTTCTGATCAAAATGAAAGAGATCCTGGAAAATCCGCTTCATCTCCTCTTGGAATTGTAGCTCCATCATCAGAACCCCTCGTATTCGTGAAAAGCCCTCTCGTACTCCTCGCAGCGTTTGCCATGTTAGGCTCAAGTTGCACACAGAAAGGATCTCATCTATTTATACTGTCAGGCCAGTCCAACATGGCGGGTCTTGATCCAGACATTTCCTTCATCCCAGCAGTATCACAAAAATTCGGTGCGGAAAACGTGATCGTCGTCAAGGACGCTCTTGGCGGACAACCGATACGGCGGTGGCACAAGGATTGGTCACTCAGGGAAAATGATGACCCCAAACAGATTGGCGACCTGTACGACCAACTCTTATCGAAAGTCCAACCCGCCTACGAAGGGAAGAAGGTTCAAACCGTCACATTCCTTTGGATGCAAGGTGAGAGAGATGCACGAGAGGGCCTCGCGGATCGGTATATCGACAGCTTCGAGGGAATCATAACACAACTCCAGGGGGACCTCCGACGCAAGGATATCAATATTATCATGGGTCGCCTAAGCGATTTCGACATGGAAAATAAAACCTATCCGCATTGGACTCGAATAAGAGATCTTCAAGTCGCATTTGCTGATTCCAAACCGAATACCGCCTGGGTAGACACGGACGACCTAAATACTGGCCTAAACAAGCAGGGAAATCAAATAAAGGATGATTTGCACTATTCCGTATCCGGGTACAAATTGTTCGGCGAAAGACTAGCCGAAAAAGCCATCCAATTGATCGAAAAGTAGTTCCACAGTGCATCGGGGTTACTAATCGTATGCTCGAGAACAATACATTCAACGCGACCTGGGGAAAGTCTCTGAAAGTCACTACTCTTTTGACCTGTTTCCTCTTTCCAGCTGTCTTTTCGTTCGGAGCCTGTATGAGTCAAAAAATGTGGGCCAAATGGAAAACAGCGATGGTTCTACTGCCCTTTGTCACTACTGCGATTTCTGCTCTTTTCAGTATCCGCAATTACCGACTTCAGGAGAACCAACTCATTATCCAGAGACTGGGTTGGCAGACAACTATCGAAATAGGGGACCTCAACTCGGTGGAGGCGAACCCGGATGCGATGTGCAAATCGATTCGGTTCTTTGGCAATGGTGGCCTATTCAGGAACAAGCTTCTTGGAAGGTACCGCGCATTCGCCACTATTCCCGGAACTCTGTCGTACTCAGATTTCCCAATCGGACAATCGTCGTCACACCGGAAGACCCTGAGAGTTTCGAGGAGATGATCGACCAGAGAAAGAAATCCTAACTTCAGTCGAACCAACTAACGATCTTGCCGCATGGTCTTCCGACTCGCCTATTTGCAGTGATCGAAAAATACCTAAGCCTGTTTTTTGCCCTAGGAGCCGCCAGCCTGGTTCTGTTCCTAGGATTCGTCGTTATCATTCCAATAATCCTTTCCCAGCTTCCCACTAACTATTTTGTTCGAGCCACTAAGTCATTTCGGGAACTAAACCCGCTCCACATGATATTGAGAGCTCTGAAAAACCTGCTTGGATTGCTCTTCCTCATTTCCGGTCTGGACGAC
Coding sequences within it:
- a CDS encoding sialate O-acetylesterase, producing MKSPLVLLAAFAMLGSSCTQKGSHLFILSGQSNMAGLDPDISFIPAVSQKFGAENVIVVKDALGGQPIRRWHKDWSLRENDDPKQIGDLYDQLLSKVQPAYEGKKVQTVTFLWMQGERDAREGLADRYIDSFEGIITQLQGDLRRKDINIIMGRLSDFDMENKTYPHWTRIRDLQVAFADSKPNTAWVDTDDLNTGLNKQGNQIKDDLHYSVSGYKLFGERLAEKAIQLIEK